One stretch of Pseudoalteromonas shioyasakiensis DNA includes these proteins:
- a CDS encoding rhodanese-like domain-containing protein produces the protein MDQYIEFISNHPVLSIIWLALVAMLISSWFKSKFSAIRQINPQQLTLLINRDDGQVVDIRSQKEFNSGRIAGATHLNPEKAKQSDFSSLEKFKTKPIILVCTTGMTASGIGTAMHKAGFERVYVLAGGMGAWQSASLPTTTGR, from the coding sequence ATGGATCAATATATTGAATTTATCTCAAATCATCCGGTTTTGAGCATTATCTGGTTGGCATTAGTCGCAATGCTGATCAGCAGTTGGTTTAAAAGTAAATTTTCGGCTATTCGTCAAATCAATCCACAGCAACTTACTTTGCTAATTAACCGTGATGATGGTCAAGTCGTTGATATACGTTCACAAAAAGAGTTTAACTCTGGCCGTATTGCAGGCGCAACTCACTTAAATCCAGAAAAAGCAAAGCAATCTGATTTTTCAAGCCTTGAAAAGTTTAAGACTAAACCCATTATACTAGTATGTACCACGGGCATGACTGCCTCAGGTATCGGAACTGCAATGCATAAAGCAGGTTTTGAGCGTGTTTATGTATTAGCGGGCGGTATGGGCGCTTGGCAATCAGCTAGCTTACCAACAACGACCGGTCGTTAA
- a CDS encoding cation diffusion facilitator family transporter, giving the protein MQHRSYEFWVRTASLVTIVMVSLMIAAKSWAWLASGSASMLGSLTDSLMDITASLMSFLVLGYALRPADDDHRFGHGKAEALAGLAQAAFIAGSGCFLAFHAVERLFNPVILKHSDLGIWVSIFAIVCTLVVVFVQTKVINHTESIAIKADSIHYKGDLILNLAVLLAIVLAKYGVAYADPLFAIGVAVYLLYNSWDIARESADHLMDKELPDEEKQQILEIVNSHQDVFGAHDIRTRQGGKIKFIQMHLELEDSLSLIRAHQVADEVEALIQTHFDCEMDILMHLDPLSVVNKTRQSAAQN; this is encoded by the coding sequence GTGCAGCATCGTAGTTATGAGTTTTGGGTTAGAACAGCCAGTCTAGTCACCATTGTAATGGTGAGTTTGATGATCGCGGCAAAAAGCTGGGCTTGGCTTGCATCAGGCTCAGCCTCGATGCTCGGTTCATTGACTGATTCGTTAATGGATATCACTGCATCACTGATGAGCTTTTTAGTCCTAGGTTATGCATTACGTCCTGCTGATGATGATCATCGCTTTGGTCACGGTAAAGCTGAAGCGTTAGCTGGGCTTGCACAAGCCGCTTTTATTGCCGGCTCGGGTTGTTTCTTAGCTTTTCATGCTGTTGAGCGCTTATTTAACCCTGTTATTTTAAAGCACTCTGATCTCGGTATTTGGGTTAGTATTTTTGCTATCGTTTGTACGCTTGTGGTGGTATTTGTTCAAACAAAAGTGATTAATCACACTGAGTCAATTGCGATAAAAGCAGACTCTATTCATTATAAAGGCGATTTAATCTTAAACTTGGCTGTATTACTGGCAATCGTATTAGCTAAGTACGGTGTCGCTTATGCCGATCCATTGTTTGCTATTGGTGTGGCTGTTTATTTGCTTTATAACAGCTGGGATATTGCTCGCGAAAGTGCTGACCACTTAATGGATAAAGAGCTTCCTGATGAAGAGAAACAACAAATATTGGAGATTGTGAATAGTCATCAAGACGTGTTTGGCGCCCATGATATCCGTACTCGCCAAGGTGGTAAAATTAAGTTTATTCAGATGCATTTAGAGCTTGAAGATTCATTATCATTGATCAGGGCGCATCAAGTCGCAGATGAAGTAGAGGCCTTAATTCAAACACATTTTGATTGTGAAATGGATATTCTCATGCACCTAGACCCGCTTTCAGTGGTTAATAAAACACGTCAAAGTGCAGCACAAAACTGA
- a CDS encoding alpha/beta fold hydrolase — MFYSSEASLVSNIPNINKFFSEQLQQDFLSTAHGKLYYGYAIPRQAKTAVVISSGRIESLVKYKELLWELYQNGFAVFSVDHQGQGRSYRHLENTHKGYVNRFTDYADDFAMFIDKVVKQHWQGKQVLLGHSMGSAIAYDYLSRYQHQFSGAFLSAPMFDIYTKGTPKPVAKLAAKIASLIGLSHSYAFGQSDYLPVDFAANELTSSEIRYKLFRELYAAENDLQLGGVTYGWLNASFDFIASLVDKKVDIPLFIASAEQDTVVDNAAQFALTHKQKQAQLKSYAGARHELLCERDEIRQAVLSDFYQFCAAL; from the coding sequence ATGTTTTATAGCAGCGAAGCAAGCCTTGTCAGTAACATACCTAATATTAATAAGTTCTTTTCTGAGCAATTACAGCAAGACTTTCTGAGTACAGCTCATGGTAAGCTTTATTACGGTTATGCTATTCCTCGCCAAGCAAAAACCGCTGTTGTTATTAGTAGTGGTCGAATAGAGTCTTTGGTTAAATACAAAGAGTTGCTATGGGAGCTATATCAAAATGGCTTTGCTGTTTTTAGTGTTGATCACCAAGGACAAGGCCGCTCTTATCGCCATTTAGAAAACACACATAAAGGCTATGTAAACCGCTTTACTGATTATGCTGATGACTTTGCTATGTTTATAGATAAAGTAGTGAAGCAACACTGGCAAGGAAAACAAGTACTGCTCGGACACTCAATGGGGAGCGCCATTGCCTATGATTACCTGTCACGATATCAACATCAATTTTCGGGGGCATTTTTGTCAGCGCCCATGTTTGATATTTATACCAAAGGGACACCAAAGCCTGTAGCAAAACTGGCTGCTAAAATTGCATCTTTAATTGGTCTTAGCCACAGTTATGCATTTGGCCAAAGCGACTACTTACCGGTCGACTTTGCAGCCAATGAGCTAACCAGTAGTGAAATTCGCTATAAACTGTTCAGAGAGCTGTATGCTGCAGAAAATGATTTACAGTTAGGTGGGGTAACCTATGGTTGGCTCAATGCATCGTTTGATTTTATCGCCTCTTTAGTCGATAAAAAAGTCGATATTCCTTTGTTTATCGCCAGTGCTGAGCAAGATACAGTGGTCGATAACGCCGCTCAGTTTGCACTTACACATAAACAAAAACAGGCACAACTAAAAAGCTATGCTGGTGCACGCCACGAACTGTTATGTGAACGCGACGAGATAAGGCAGGCTGTACTCAGTGATTTTTATCAGTTTTGTGCTGCACTTTGA
- a CDS encoding EAL domain-containing protein, with amino-acid sequence MTLLDALLSQSKDGIWVSDEQFRIIEINNAFSEISGYKKNDVLGKKFKALTQAGRDKQLEEIIQQELSNDGYWSGEIWNLRRDGQPYAIDLCITKVTTPRFAKSSVRYVGMFSDVTARKNNERAMLKLTTKDSITGLSNRAIFIESLEKAIKACNDTYPSLLIIFIDIDNFKKINDSLGHTIGDVLLKEVACRLTDSLNSGFTIARIGADEFAVLVPPYLYSGKTVFFAKKTADIVLQQFKTPFMLDGFETSLTACCGLAIYPDNAYNCENLMRSANSALNHAKKMGRNTYQFFDKDRHTLDPTELTKESALFRAITNNEFELYFQPKFDAQHNQLYGFEALVRWPQEDGSIIIPDEFIPLAEQNGAIIPLTQLLMEQLLNQLAQWRKQSISFGNVAINISALHFQQSSLIETLIDNLAKFDVPAHCLELEITESAMMDNPEFAEQQMKRIKSIGVHIALDDFGTGHSSLSYLKRFPIDTLKIDKSFVKDIDKNEQDRNITATIVRLAKYLDINVVAEGVETEEQAYMLHIMGCHFQQGYYYCKPLKAEQVSEFINDTLENQQSS; translated from the coding sequence ATGACGCTATTGGATGCCCTACTCTCTCAGTCTAAAGATGGAATTTGGGTCAGCGATGAGCAGTTTCGGATCATAGAAATCAATAACGCATTTAGTGAAATATCGGGTTATAAAAAAAACGATGTACTTGGCAAAAAATTCAAAGCATTAACGCAAGCTGGTCGCGATAAGCAACTCGAAGAAATCATACAACAGGAGTTAAGTAATGACGGTTATTGGTCTGGCGAAATTTGGAATTTACGTAGAGATGGGCAACCCTACGCCATTGATTTGTGTATAACAAAAGTGACCACACCACGCTTTGCGAAAAGCTCTGTAAGATACGTTGGTATGTTTTCTGATGTGACTGCTCGTAAGAATAACGAGCGAGCTATGCTCAAGCTCACTACCAAAGACAGCATAACAGGCTTATCAAACCGCGCCATTTTTATAGAATCACTTGAAAAAGCAATTAAAGCCTGTAATGACACTTACCCAAGCCTGTTGATCATCTTTATCGACATAGACAATTTCAAAAAAATTAATGACTCACTGGGCCACACGATTGGCGATGTTCTGTTAAAAGAAGTCGCCTGTCGTTTAACCGACTCCCTAAATTCAGGCTTTACTATTGCAAGAATTGGTGCTGATGAATTCGCGGTACTGGTGCCGCCCTACCTATACTCTGGCAAAACGGTGTTCTTCGCCAAAAAGACCGCAGACATCGTACTACAACAATTTAAGACCCCTTTTATGTTAGATGGTTTTGAAACCTCGCTAACAGCGTGTTGTGGCCTTGCTATCTACCCAGACAATGCATACAACTGTGAAAACTTAATGCGCAGCGCAAATAGTGCCCTAAATCATGCTAAGAAAATGGGCCGTAATACTTATCAGTTTTTTGATAAAGACCGCCACACGCTCGACCCAACCGAATTAACCAAAGAAAGCGCTTTATTTAGAGCGATTACCAACAATGAGTTTGAGCTTTACTTTCAACCTAAGTTTGATGCTCAGCACAACCAATTGTACGGTTTTGAGGCTTTAGTTCGTTGGCCACAAGAGGATGGCAGCATCATTATTCCTGATGAGTTTATTCCTCTCGCAGAACAAAATGGGGCAATTATTCCGCTCACCCAATTACTGATGGAGCAACTTCTTAATCAGCTGGCTCAGTGGCGAAAGCAAAGCATTTCATTTGGTAATGTAGCTATTAATATTTCAGCCTTACACTTTCAACAAAGCAGCCTTATCGAAACGCTAATCGACAACTTGGCTAAATTTGACGTGCCTGCACATTGCTTAGAACTTGAAATCACTGAAAGCGCCATGATGGATAACCCTGAGTTTGCAGAACAGCAAATGAAACGGATTAAATCAATTGGTGTACATATCGCGCTTGATGACTTTGGCACTGGCCATTCATCGCTAAGTTACCTAAAGCGTTTTCCAATAGATACGCTCAAAATCGACAAGTCATTCGTAAAAGACATCGATAAGAATGAACAAGATCGCAATATCACTGCCACCATAGTGCGACTAGCTAAATATTTGGATATAAATGTGGTTGCTGAAGGAGTGGAAACTGAGGAGCAGGCCTATATGCTGCATATTATGGGTTGTCATTTCCAGCAAGGTTATTATTACTGTAAACCATTAAAAGCCGAGCAAGTCAGCGAATTTATTAATGACACGTTAGAGAACCAGCAATCTAGCTAG
- the gpsA gene encoding NAD(P)H-dependent glycerol-3-phosphate dehydrogenase encodes MSTAQSAVTVLGAGSYGTALAICFARNGHPVTLWGRNSDDVATLAAERKNQRYVPDVSFPETLQLEANLETAVKASKIILVVVPSHAFAGTLQKIKPWLSEGAEVAWATKGLEPNTGRLLQEVAVQELGDDIPLAVLSGPTFAKEMAMGLPTAISVSSTSKDFAKQLADLLHCGRSFRVYNNDDFIGIQLGGAVKNVIAIGAGMSDGFGFGANARTALITRGLAELCRLGCALGARSDTFMGMAGLGDLILTCTDNQSRNRRFGLALGKGEGVEAAIESIGQVVEGYRNTKEVYLLAERTGIEMPITEQIYKVLYENKDVKEAAMALLGREQKSE; translated from the coding sequence ATGAGTACAGCACAATCAGCTGTTACAGTATTAGGGGCGGGGTCTTATGGCACCGCCCTTGCTATTTGCTTTGCCAGAAATGGTCACCCAGTTACCTTGTGGGGCCGCAATAGCGATGACGTTGCTACGCTTGCAGCTGAGCGGAAGAATCAACGTTATGTTCCTGATGTTAGCTTTCCTGAAACGCTTCAACTAGAAGCTAATTTAGAAACGGCAGTTAAAGCAAGCAAGATCATTCTTGTTGTTGTGCCAAGTCATGCGTTTGCAGGTACGCTTCAAAAAATTAAACCTTGGTTGTCAGAAGGTGCCGAAGTTGCATGGGCTACTAAAGGCTTAGAACCTAATACTGGCCGTTTATTGCAAGAAGTAGCAGTGCAAGAGCTTGGGGATGATATCCCATTGGCTGTGCTTTCTGGGCCTACTTTTGCTAAAGAAATGGCAATGGGCTTACCAACGGCTATTTCGGTATCGTCGACTTCTAAAGATTTTGCAAAGCAGCTGGCAGACCTTTTACACTGTGGACGTTCATTTAGGGTGTATAACAATGATGATTTCATTGGTATACAACTTGGCGGCGCGGTTAAAAATGTGATTGCAATTGGCGCAGGTATGTCTGACGGCTTTGGTTTTGGTGCTAATGCACGAACAGCCTTGATCACTCGTGGTTTAGCTGAGCTTTGTCGTTTAGGTTGTGCATTAGGTGCTCGTTCAGATACCTTTATGGGGATGGCTGGCCTTGGTGACTTAATCTTAACCTGTACAGATAACCAATCTCGTAACCGTCGTTTTGGTCTTGCGCTTGGTAAAGGTGAAGGGGTTGAAGCTGCGATTGAATCAATAGGTCAGGTCGTAGAAGGCTATAGAAATACCAAAGAAGTGTACCTACTTGCTGAGCGTACAGGCATAGAAATGCCAATTACGGAGCAAATTTACAAAGTGCTTTATGAAAATAAAGATGTAAAAGAAGCTGCGATGGCGTTGCTTGGCCGTGAGCAAAAATCCGAATAA
- the trmL gene encoding tRNA (uridine(34)/cytosine(34)/5-carboxymethylaminomethyluridine(34)-2'-O)-methyltransferase TrmL: MLDIVLYQPEIPPNTGNIIRLCANTGYALHLIEPLGFEWDDKRVKRAGLDYHEFSHVQRHASFEAYLEKCQPKKVYACTTKGSQFHHQAQYQPGDCLVFGPETRGLPDELIQSLPKEQRVRIPMQKDSRSMNLSNSVAVFVYESWRQLGFVNGQ, translated from the coding sequence ATGCTTGATATTGTGTTGTACCAACCAGAAATTCCACCGAACACGGGTAATATCATTCGCTTATGCGCGAACACGGGTTATGCGCTGCACCTAATTGAACCACTTGGTTTTGAGTGGGATGATAAACGGGTCAAACGTGCTGGTCTTGATTATCATGAATTTAGCCATGTACAGCGCCATGCGTCGTTTGAAGCATATCTTGAAAAGTGCCAGCCGAAAAAAGTCTATGCGTGTACCACTAAAGGCAGCCAATTTCACCACCAAGCGCAATACCAACCAGGCGATTGTTTAGTGTTTGGTCCAGAAACCCGCGGCCTACCTGATGAGCTCATTCAATCATTACCTAAAGAGCAGCGAGTTCGCATTCCGATGCAAAAAGATAGCCGTAGCATGAACTTATCTAACTCTGTGGCTGTATTTGTTTATGAGTCTTGGCGTCAACTGGGGTTTGTGAACGGTCAATAA
- a CDS encoding 2,3-bisphosphoglycerate-independent phosphoglycerate mutase: MTEHKKPLVLMILDGWGYREDTESNAILAANTPVLDNLWATRPHTLISGSGLDVGLPAGQMGNSEVGHVNLGAGRIVYQDFTRITKAIDDGEFDSNPALVDNIDKAVKAGKAVHIMGLLSPGGVHSHEDHIVATIELAAKRGAKEVYFHGFLDGRDTPPRSAKASIERIEAVFTELGCGRLATLVGRYYAMDRDNRWNRVELAYDVMVSGIAEYSYTDGVTALEAAYARDENDEFVAATTVVPEGQSAAEINDGDTVIFANFRADRAREMTRAFVDADFSGFDKKKSPKLSAFVMMTEYAADIKAPIAFAPEPLTNVLGEWLEKQGKTQLRISETEKYAHVTFFFSGGREDEFVGETRELIPSPQVATYDLQPEMNSEMLTDKLVEAIASGKYDAIICNYPNGDMVGHSGVFEAAVKACEAVDHCIGRVVAALEEHGGEALITADHGNAEQMANPATGQAHTAHTSEPVPFIYVGRDATPHDGKTLSDVAPTMLHLLGLEQPSEMTGKPIMTLK, encoded by the coding sequence ATGACAGAGCATAAAAAACCATTGGTATTAATGATCTTAGACGGTTGGGGATACCGTGAAGACACAGAAAGTAACGCTATTCTTGCTGCTAATACCCCAGTACTCGATAACCTTTGGGCAACCCGCCCACATACATTAATTTCAGGTTCGGGACTTGATGTTGGTTTACCTGCAGGACAAATGGGTAACTCTGAAGTAGGCCACGTAAATTTAGGTGCTGGCCGTATTGTTTACCAAGATTTCACTCGCATTACTAAAGCGATTGATGATGGTGAGTTCGATAGCAACCCAGCACTTGTTGATAATATTGACAAAGCTGTAAAGGCTGGCAAAGCCGTTCATATTATGGGTCTTTTAAGCCCAGGTGGTGTTCATAGTCATGAAGATCACATTGTCGCAACGATTGAACTTGCTGCCAAGCGCGGTGCAAAAGAAGTTTACTTTCACGGTTTCTTAGACGGCCGTGACACGCCGCCACGCAGTGCAAAAGCATCAATTGAACGAATCGAAGCCGTATTTACAGAACTTGGCTGCGGCCGTTTAGCTACGCTTGTTGGTCGTTACTATGCAATGGATCGTGATAACCGTTGGAACCGTGTCGAGCTTGCTTATGACGTTATGGTTAGTGGCATTGCTGAATACAGCTATACAGATGGCGTTACCGCACTTGAAGCCGCTTATGCACGTGACGAAAACGATGAATTTGTTGCTGCAACAACTGTTGTGCCAGAGGGCCAATCAGCTGCTGAAATTAATGACGGTGATACAGTTATTTTTGCTAACTTCAGAGCTGACCGAGCACGAGAAATGACTCGTGCCTTTGTTGATGCTGACTTCAGTGGTTTTGATAAGAAAAAATCACCTAAGTTAAGCGCTTTTGTAATGATGACTGAGTATGCAGCAGACATCAAAGCGCCGATTGCATTTGCACCGGAACCCTTAACAAACGTATTGGGCGAATGGTTAGAGAAACAAGGTAAAACACAGCTACGTATTTCTGAAACAGAAAAATACGCACACGTTACCTTCTTCTTCAGCGGTGGCCGTGAAGATGAGTTTGTTGGTGAGACTCGCGAACTGATCCCATCACCTCAAGTAGCAACCTATGATCTGCAACCAGAAATGAACTCTGAAATGCTGACCGATAAACTTGTTGAAGCAATCGCTAGCGGTAAATACGATGCTATCATCTGTAACTACCCTAACGGAGACATGGTAGGTCACTCAGGTGTATTTGAAGCTGCAGTTAAAGCTTGTGAAGCAGTTGATCACTGTATTGGTCGTGTGGTTGCAGCACTTGAAGAACATGGCGGTGAAGCTCTGATCACAGCCGATCATGGCAATGCTGAACAAATGGCTAACCCAGCAACGGGGCAAGCACATACTGCACATACAAGTGAGCCTGTGCCATTTATCTATGTTGGCCGTGATGCAACACCGCATGATGGTAAGACATTAAGTGACGTGGCACCAACCATGCTCCACCTACTCGGCTTAGAGCAGCCAAGTGAAATGACTGGTAAACCAATCATGACGCTGAAATAA
- a CDS encoding peptidoglycan DD-metalloendopeptidase family protein, which produces MSKCINHFLKIGLILTSLVATSVVANEDQTKKDLSDIQSALQKTEAELKGQRKSIAQMRKDLRAHELDIAKNAKALNLAAQSVKENEQQQREQQAKAQKLKAQQAQRQTLLAAQLKSAYMAGSHDYSKMLLNQQDTAKIERTLSYYNYLNKARIEQIEELKALQQEIADNQAELEKTKQRLVALYDEQKRRQQALVNAQQERKTNLNKLQSALKETKSSIDYLKENEQTLITAIEELEQERNQKVELLGLQSSKGKLDWPTKGSLRHRFGQRKHGNIDWKGVLISAKEGSNVKSVQNGQVVYADWLNGFGWVIAIDHGDGFMSLYGHAQTLLRDVGDLVREGETIALVGQSGGQPDPGLYFEIRHKGRAVNPVKWCRRI; this is translated from the coding sequence ATGAGTAAATGTATTAACCACTTCCTTAAAATTGGTTTAATACTGACTTCATTAGTAGCAACTTCGGTTGTTGCTAATGAAGATCAAACCAAAAAAGACCTATCAGATATTCAATCAGCTTTACAAAAAACAGAGGCTGAACTTAAAGGTCAACGCAAGTCAATTGCCCAAATGCGCAAAGATCTCCGCGCCCATGAACTCGACATTGCTAAAAATGCAAAAGCATTAAATCTTGCAGCCCAATCAGTTAAAGAAAACGAGCAACAACAGCGTGAACAGCAAGCAAAGGCACAAAAGCTGAAAGCCCAACAAGCACAGCGACAAACCTTATTAGCTGCACAGTTAAAAAGTGCTTACATGGCTGGTAGCCATGACTACTCAAAAATGCTGCTTAACCAGCAAGACACTGCCAAAATTGAACGTACACTAAGTTATTATAATTACTTAAATAAAGCACGCATCGAACAAATTGAAGAGCTCAAAGCACTGCAGCAAGAAATTGCAGACAACCAAGCTGAACTTGAAAAAACTAAACAACGCCTAGTTGCTTTATATGACGAACAAAAAAGACGTCAGCAAGCCTTAGTCAATGCACAGCAAGAACGTAAAACTAACCTCAATAAACTACAATCAGCATTAAAAGAAACAAAGAGCTCAATTGATTATTTAAAAGAAAACGAGCAAACCCTAATAACCGCAATAGAAGAGCTAGAACAAGAACGAAACCAAAAAGTAGAACTACTAGGCTTACAAAGTAGTAAAGGCAAACTTGACTGGCCAACTAAAGGGTCATTACGCCATCGCTTTGGGCAACGTAAGCACGGCAACATAGATTGGAAAGGCGTACTTATCAGCGCTAAAGAAGGCAGTAATGTAAAAAGCGTACAGAACGGCCAAGTTGTTTACGCTGACTGGCTAAATGGCTTTGGTTGGGTTATCGCTATTGATCATGGCGATGGTTTCATGAGCTTGTATGGCCACGCACAAACTCTACTTCGCGATGTTGGCGACCTTGTTAGAGAAGGGGAGACAATTGCTTTAGTAGGTCAAAGCGGCGGACAACCGGATCCTGGTCTATACTTCGAAATACGCCACAAAGGACGCGCAGTAAATCCTGTAAAATGGTGCAGACGCATTTAA
- the secB gene encoding protein-export chaperone SecB has protein sequence MNEENQNAAAEQQAGAQFSIQRIYTKDVSFETPNSPAIFQKEWTPEVKLDLDTRSNKLEEGVFEVVLALTVTASIGEETAFLCEIQQAGIFTIGEVEEVQLAHMLGAFCPNVLFPYAREAVSNLVNRGTFPQLNLAPVNFDALFAQYMQQRAAQDQQATADA, from the coding sequence ATGAACGAAGAAAATCAAAACGCAGCAGCAGAACAACAAGCAGGCGCTCAATTCTCAATTCAACGCATTTATACTAAAGATGTTTCTTTTGAGACACCTAATTCACCTGCTATTTTCCAAAAAGAGTGGACCCCTGAAGTTAAGCTAGACTTAGATACTCGTTCTAACAAATTAGAAGAAGGCGTGTTTGAAGTTGTTCTTGCTTTAACTGTGACGGCTTCAATCGGTGAAGAAACAGCATTCCTTTGTGAAATCCAACAAGCGGGTATTTTCACTATCGGTGAAGTTGAAGAAGTTCAGCTTGCGCACATGTTAGGTGCTTTCTGCCCGAACGTACTTTTCCCTTACGCTCGTGAAGCAGTATCAAACCTAGTTAACCGTGGTACTTTCCCACAATTAAACTTAGCGCCAGTTAACTTTGACGCACTATTTGCTCAATACATGCAACAACGTGCTGCTCAAGACCAACAGGCAACTGCAGACGCATAA
- the grxC gene encoding glutaredoxin 3, which translates to MSKVVLYTKAYCPFCQRALALLESKGVNYTNIDIGVHPERRDEMIDKANGGYTVPQIFINDEHIGGCDDMMAIEAQGLLDAKLNA; encoded by the coding sequence ATGAGTAAAGTTGTTCTTTACACCAAAGCATACTGTCCATTCTGCCAACGCGCTTTGGCGTTATTAGAGAGCAAAGGTGTAAACTACACGAATATCGATATTGGTGTTCACCCTGAGCGTCGTGATGAAATGATCGACAAAGCTAATGGTGGTTACACGGTTCCGCAAATTTTCATTAATGATGAACATATCGGCGGTTGTGACGACATGATGGCAATTGAAGCGCAAGGCCTTTTAGACGCAAAGCTTAACGCTTAA